From Strigops habroptila isolate Jane chromosome 1, bStrHab1.2.pri, whole genome shotgun sequence, a single genomic window includes:
- the KCNV1 gene encoding potassium voltage-gated channel subfamily V member 1, translating to MKSPPCCMSLSSQASLEEPGSSTSLGSLDSSVFNSEEEQGPLLQKVIPSLDCFTINVGGSRFVMSQQTLSCYPDTRLGKLAVVVSAARDVASGLLELCDDANLVENEYFFDRSSQAFHYILNYYQTGRLHVMEQLCALSFLQEIQYWGLDELSIDSCCRDRYFRRKELSEALDIKKDAEELDAQDEEEDFSGSLCPSVRQKLWEVLEKPGSSAAARTFGTLSMAFVVVSIANMALISVELSWLAPPLLDALEYLCIAWFTVEFVLRFLCARDRCRFLRSVANIIDLLAILPFYITLLVESLCGGESSQELENVGRIVQVLRLLRALRMLKLGRHSTGLRSLGMTIAQCYEEVGLLLLFLSVGISIFSTVEYFVEQGVPGTTFTSVPGAWWWATTSMTTVGYGDIRPDTTIGKVVAFMCILSGILVLALPIAIINDRFSACYFTLKIKEAALRQREALKKLMKNSSSDSNINVNLRDIYARSVMDMLRLKSRERASTRSSGADDFWF from the exons ATGAAGTCGCCTCCCTGCTGCATGTCTCTTTCTTCCCAAGCATCCCTGGAGGAACCGGGGAGTAGCACATCCCTGGGTTCCCTGGACTCCAGTGTTTTCAACAGTGAGGAAGAGCAGGGTCCCCTGCTCCAGAAGGTCATTCCCTCTTTGGACTGCTTTACTATCAATGTAGGAGGCAGCCGCTTTGTGATGTCCCAGCAAACTTTGTCTTGCTACCCTGACACCCGTCTTGGCAAACTGGCAGTAGTGGTCTCTGCTGCCCGGGATGTGGCCTCTGGCCTCCTTGAGCTCTGTGATGATGCCAACCTCGTGGAGAATGAATATTTCTTTGACCGAAGCTCACAGGCATTTCATTACATCCTGAATTACTACCAGACAGGGAGGCTGCATGTGATGGAGCAGCTTTGTGCGCTTTCTTTCCTGCAAGAGATCCAGTACTGGGGTCTGGATGAGCTCAGCATCGATTCCTGCTGCAGAGACCG GTACttcaggaggaaggagctgagTGAAGCCTTAGACATCaagaaagatgcagaagaaCTGGATGCCCAAGACGAAGAAGAGGACTTTTCTGGTAGTCTCTGTCCCAGTGTTAGACAGAAACTTTGGGAAGTTTTGGAAAAGCctggctcctctgcagcagccaggactTTTGGCACTCTGTCCAtggcttttgttgttgtgtCCATTGCCAATATGGCTTTGATTTCAGTAGAGCTAAGCTGGCTGGCACCACCGCTACTGGATGCCCTAGAGTACCTGTGCATTGCATGGTTCACAGTGGAGTTTGTTCTGAGGTTCCTGTGTGCACGGGATCGGTGTCGCTTCCTAAGGAGTGTGGCAAACATCATAGACCTCCTTGCTATTTTACCTTTCTACATCACCCTGCTGGTGGAGAGCCTCTGTGGCGGGGAGAGCTCTCAAGAACTGGAGAACGTGGGGCGCATTGTGCAAGTGCtgaggctgctcagagccctgcGGATGTTGAAGCTGGGGAGACATTCAACAG gCTTGCGGTCTCTTGGGATGACTATTGCACAGTGCTATGAGGAAGTTGgccttctgctgcttttcctctctgtagGAATCTCTATATTTTCTACTGTGGAGTACTTTGTTGAGCAAGGTGTGCCAGGCACAACTTTCACAAGCGTACCTGGTGCTTGGTGGTGGGCAACAACTTCCATGACAACTGTTGGTTATGGTGACATTAGACCCGACACTACCATTGGTAAGGTAGTGGCCTTTATGTGTATACTATCAGGAatactggttttggctttgcCAATAGCTATTATAAATGACCGTTTTTCTGCCTGTTACTTTACACTGAAGATAAAAGAAGCTGCTCTTAGGCAGCGTGAAGCTTTAAAGAAACTCATGAAGAACTCATCCAGCGATTCAAACATCAATGTTAATTTGCGAGACATTTATGCACGTAGTGTCATGGACATGTTGCGgttaaaaagcagagagagagcAAGTACAAGGAGCAGTGGAGCAgatgatttttggttttga